The Syngnathus scovelli strain Florida chromosome 13, RoL_Ssco_1.2, whole genome shotgun sequence genome has a window encoding:
- the slc27a4 gene encoding long-chain fatty acid transport protein 4 has translation MLRLACCTALLFVLRLLIGLPWFQVLPAILIFYLGSGGWRFLRIFIKTIGRDLHAAVVLLRVKMNVKRHLRQNNTIPAIFAETVRRHPDKTALIFEGTGETWTFRQLDEYSNRVGNLLLQRGFQEGDVVAVFMENRSQYVGLWLGMAKIGVEAALINFNLRLEALVHCVTISKAKAVVFGSELTDAVFEVHVSMGKTVQMFCSGDWDPKRVPQGTECLEPLLAAAPSHLPSRPQRCFTDRLFYIYTSGTTGMPKAAIVVHSRYYRMAALVYYGFRMTPDDVLYDCLPLYHSAGNIVGVGQCIIHGMSVVIRKKFSASRFWDDCAKYNCTIVQYIGEICRYLLNQPIRDMEKRHCVRMALGNGLRQSIWEEFMTRFNIPQIAEFYGATECNCSLGNFDNKVGACGFNSQILPFIYPIRLVRVDEETMELIRGPDGVCIPCKPGEPGQLVGRIIQNDPLRRFDGYVNQSATSKKIAESVFKKGDSAYLSGDVLIMDECGHMYFKDRTGDTFRWKGENVSTTEVEGTLSRLLDMKDVVVYGVEVPGAEGKAGMAAIADPNHSSDLEKFVKDLDKALPPYARPVFLRFLPEVNKTGTFKFQKTDLRREGFDPKAVSDRLYFLDSSRGRYVLLDEELYRSILSGKHKL, from the exons ATGCTGCGTTTAGCGTGTTGCACAGCCCTGCTGTTCGTCTTGAGGCTGCTGATTGGCCTGCCCTGGTTCCAAGTCCTGCCAGCCATCCTCATCTTCTATCTGGGTAGCGGAGGATGGCGCTTCCTGCGAATTTTCATCAAAACCATCGGCAGAGACTTGCA cgcGGCAGTAGTGTTGCTGCGGGTCAAAATGAACGTCAAACGCCACTTACGGCAAAACAACACTATTCCCGCCATCTTCGCCGAGACGGTGCGTCGTCACCCCGACAAAACGGCGCTGATCTTCGAAGGCACCGGCGAGACGTGGACCTTCCGACAATTAGACGAGTACTCCAACCGAGTGGGCAACCTGCTGCTCCAACGCGGCTTTCAA GAGGGCGACGTGGTGGCTGTTTTCATGGAGAACAGGTCCCAGTATGTGGGACTGTGGCTTGGCATGGCCAAGATTGGAGTGGAGGCCGCGCTCATCAACTTTAATTTGAGACTCGAGGCCTTGGTGCACTGCGTAACCATTTCCAAAGCCAAAGCGGTGGTGTTTGGATCTGAGCTGACTGATG CTGTGTTCGAGGTCCACGTTTCAATGGGGAAGACGGTGCAGATGTTTTGCTCTGGAGATTGGGACCCCAAACGGGTACCTCAGGGTACCGAGTGCCTCGAGCCGCTGCTGGCCGCTGCCCCGTCGCACCTGCCCAGTCGACCACAACGCTGCTTCACAG ATCGCCTCTTCTACATCTACACGTCAGGAACCACCGGGATGCCTAAAGCGGCCATTGTTGTGCACAGCAG GTATTACCGCATGGCCGCTCTGGTGTATTACGGCTTCAGGATGACGCCAGATGACGTCTTGTACGACTGCCTTCCACTCTACCACTCTGCAG GTAACATTGTGGGGGTGGGCCAGTGTATAATCCATGGCATGAGTGTTGTCATCAGAAAGAAGTTCTCTGCCTCCCGTTTCTGGGACGACTGCGCTAAGTACAACTGCACT ATTGTTCAGTACATAGGTGAGATTTGCCGCTACCTGCTCAACCAGCCGATACGCGACATGGAAAAACGGCACTGTGTGCGCATGGCGCTCGGGAACGGCCTGCGTCAGTCCATATGGGAGGAATTCATGACACGATTCAACATTCCGCAGATAGCCGAATTCTATGGTGCCACTGAGTGCAACTGCAGTTTAGGAAACTTTGACAACAAG GTGGGAGCCTGTGGCTTCAACAGTCAAATTCTACCCTTCATCTACCCCATCCGACTAGTGAGGGTAGATGAAGAGACCATGGAGCTCATCCGAGGGCCCGACGGTGTCTGCATTCCCTGTAAACCCG GCGAGCCTGGTCAACTGGTGGGCAGGATCATTCAGAATGACCCTCTACGCAGGTTCGACGGTTATGTCAATCAATCGGCAACCAGCAAGAAGATTGCTGAGAGTGTCTTCAAGAAGGGAGACAGTGCTTATTTATCCG GCGACGTGCTGATCATGGACGAGTGCGGCCATATGTACTTCAAGGACAGGACGGGAGACACGTTTCGCTGGAAAGGAGAGAACGTCTCCACCACCGAGGTGGAAGGGACACTCAGCAGGCTGCTTGACATGAAGGACGTCGTGGTCTATGGGGTGGAAGTACCTG gtgCAGAAGGGAAGGCTGGGATGGCTGCCATCGCTGATCCAAATCACTCCTCTGACCTGGAGAAGTTTGTGAAGGATCTGGACAAGGCTCTTCCCCCATACGCCAGGCCGGTCTTCCTCCGCTTTCTCCCAGAAGTCAACAAAACTG GAACATTTAAATTCCAGAAAACAGATCTTCGACGAGAAGGCTTTGACCCTAAAGCGGTGTCAGATAGACTGTACTTCCTAGATTCCAGCAGAGGGCGCTATGTGCTGCTGGATGAGGAGTTGTACCGCTCCATACTTTCAGGGAAACATAAATTGTGA